A region from the Caloenas nicobarica isolate bCalNic1 chromosome 11, bCalNic1.hap1, whole genome shotgun sequence genome encodes:
- the LOC135993148 gene encoding secreted frizzled-related protein 5-like gives MVAPRSLHHRHPSRLGGPWLLGLLARLLLWGSPGAWASYLRRSSSCTPIPHRMALCYDIGYSEMRIPNLLEHETMPEVIQQSSSWLPLLARECHPDARIFLCSLFAPICLDRLIYPCRSLCEAVKRSCAPVMACYGYPWPEILNCNKFPADHELCIAAVSTDENSSSRRTVPRASCKDCELEEASTAREILDNLCANDFAVKIRILRKNVTTTISDFDLDSSRVEVLKHGPLLRTEIPGRLQQWLDIDATCVHNIMRGTHAGVFVVSGEVQSDKVVVNKAYAWQKKNRNLHQAVRRWKHHRCPEQAGRKV, from the exons ATGGTTGCCCCTCGCTCACTCCACCACAGGCACCCCTCGAGGTTGGGTGGCCCGTGGCTACTGGGTCTCCTGGCgcggctgctgctctggggctcGCCGGGAGCCTGGGCGAGCTACCTGCGGAGATCCTCCAGCTGCACGCCCATCCCGCACCGCATGGCCTTGTGCTACGATATCGGCTACTCCGAGATGAGGATTCCCAACCTGCTGGAGCACGAGACCATGCCAGAGGTGATCCAGCAGTCCTCCAGCTGGCTGCCCTTGCTGGCCAGGGAGTGCCACCCGGATGCTAGgattttcctctgctccctctttGCACCGATCTGCTTGGACAG GCTCATCTACCCCTGCCGCAGCCTGTGCGAGGCCGTCAAGAGGAGCTGCGCACCCGTCATGGCTTGTTACGGCTACCCCTGGCCCGAAATCCTGAACTGCAACAAGTTTCCTGCTGATCATGAGCTGTGCATCGCAGCAGTGTCCACTGATGAAAATTCCTCGAGCAGGAGAA CAGTGCCCCGAGCCAGCTGCAAGGACTGCGAGCTGGAGGAggccagcactgccagggagatCCTGGACAACCTCTGTGCCAACGATTTTG CAGTGAAAATCCGGATCCTGAGGAAGAACGTGACCACCACCATCTCGGACTTCGACCTGGACTCCTCTAGGGTGGAGGTCCTGAAGCACGGCCCGCTCCTCCGAACTGAAATCCCCGGCCGGCTCCAGCAGTGGCTGGACATCGACGCCACCTGCGTCCACAACATCATGAGGGGCACCCACGCGGGCGTCTTCGTTGTGAGTGGCGAAGTACAGAGCGACAAGGTGGTGGTGAACAAGGCCTACGCCTGGCAGAAGAAGAACAGGAACCTGCACCAGGCGGTGCGGAGGTGGAAACATCACCGCTGCCCCGAACAGGCTGGCCGGAAGGTCTGA